One window from the genome of Ailuropoda melanoleuca isolate Jingjing chromosome 5, ASM200744v2, whole genome shotgun sequence encodes:
- the LOC100471469 gene encoding LOW QUALITY PROTEIN: histone H2B type 1-K (The sequence of the model RefSeq protein was modified relative to this genomic sequence to represent the inferred CDS: inserted 2 bases in 1 codon), whose amino-acid sequence MPEPAKSAPAPKKGSKKAVTKAQKKDGKKRKRSRKESYSVYVYKVLKQVHPDTGISSKAMGIMNSFVNDIFERIAGEASRLAHYNKRSTITSRXIQTAVRLLLPGELAKHAVSEGTKAVTKYTSAK is encoded by the exons ATGCCCGAACCGGCCAAGTCCGCGCCCGCCCCGAAGAAGGGCTCCAAGAAGGCGGTGACCAAGGCGCAGAAGAAGGACGGCAAGAAGCGCAAGCGCAGCCGCAAGGAGAGCTACTCGGTGTACGTGTACAAGGTGCTGAAGCAGGTGCACCCCGACACCGGCATCTCGTCCAAGGCCATGGGCATCATGAACTCGTTCGTCAACGACATCTTCGAGCGCATCGCGGGCGAGGCGTCGCGCCTGGCGCATTACAACAAGCGCTCGACCATCACGTCCAG GATCCAGACGGCCGTGCGCCTGCTGCTGCCCGGGGAGCTGGCCAAGCACGCCGTGTCCGAGGGCACCAAGGCCGTCACCAAGTACACCAGCGCCAAGTAG
- the LOC100466939 gene encoding LOW QUALITY PROTEIN: histone H4 (The sequence of the model RefSeq protein was modified relative to this genomic sequence to represent the inferred CDS: inserted 2 bases in 1 codon) — protein MSGRGKGGKGLGKGGAKRHRKVLRDNIQGITKPAIXRLARRGGVKRISGLIYEETRGVLKVFLENVIRDAVTYTEHAKRKTVTAMDVVYALKRQGRTLYGFGG, from the exons ATGTCTGGTCGCGGCAAGGGCGGGAAGGGCCTGGGCAAGGGGGGCGCCAAGCGCCATCGCAAGGTGCTGCGCGACAACATCCAGGGCATCACCAAGCCCGCCAT CCGGCTGGCCCGGCGCGGCGGCGTCAAGCGCATCTCCGGGCTCATCTACGAGGAGACCCGCGGGGTGCTCAAGGTGTTCCTGGAGAACGTGATCCGGGACGCCGTCACCTACACGGAGCACGCCAAGCGCAAGACGGTCACGGCCATGGACGTGGTCTACGCGCTCAAGCGCCAGGGCCGCACTCTCTACGGCTTCGGGGGCTGA
- the LOC100471714 gene encoding LOW QUALITY PROTEIN: histone H3 (The sequence of the model RefSeq protein was modified relative to this genomic sequence to represent the inferred CDS: inserted 2 bases in 1 codon; deleted 1 base in 1 codon), with product MKHTEIARHSYLFFIPAFVSEIFWCTKASLAEFSRRRSKQLATKAARKSAPATGGVKKPHRYRPGTVALREIRRYQKSTELLIRELLIRKLPFQRLVREIAQDFKTDLRFQSSAVMALQEGVXEAYLVGLFEDTNLCAIHAKRVTIMPKDIQLHTGQWRASL from the exons atgaaacataCTGAAATTGCGCGCCATTCTTACCTGTTCTTTATCCCGG CTTTTGTCAGTGAAATTTTCTGGTGCACAAAAGCGTCCCTGGCTGAGTTTAGCAGACGGCGCAGCAAGCAGCTGGCCACCAAGGCGGCCCGCAAGAGCGCGCCGGCCACCGGCGGCGTCAAGAAGCCGCACCGCTACCGGCCCGGCACGGTGGCCCTGCGCGAGATCCGGCGCTACCAGAAGTCCACCGAGCTGCTGATCCGC GAGCTGCTCATCCGCAAGCTGCCGTTCCAGCGGCTGGTGCGCGAGATCGCGCAGGACTTCAAGACCGACCTGCGCTTCCAGAGCTCGGCCGTGATGGCGCTGCAGGAGGGCGT CGAGGCCTACCTGGTGGGGCTCTTCGAGGACACCAACCTGTGCGCCATCCACGCCAAGCGCGTCACCATCATGCCCAAGGACATCCAGCTCCATACAGGTCAATGGAGAGCTTCATTATAG
- the LOC100467187 gene encoding histone H2A type 1-E encodes MSGRGKQGGKARAKAKTRSSRAGLQFPVGRVHRLLRKGNYAERVGAGAPVYLAAVLEYLTAEILELAGNAARDNKKTRIIPRHLQLAIRNDEELNKLLGRVTIAQGGVLPNIQAVLLPKKTESHHKAKGK; translated from the coding sequence ATGTCCGGACGTGGTAAGCAAGGCGGCAAGGCTCGCGCCAAGGCCAAGACGCGCTCCTCGCGGGCGGGTCTCCAATTCCCGGTGGGCCGTGTGCACCGCCTGCTCCGCAAGGGCAACTACGCCGAGCGGGTCGGGGCCGGCGCGCCCGTGTACCTGGCGGCCGTGCTGGAGTACCTGACGGCCGAGATCCTGGAGCTGGCGGGCAACGCGGCCCGCGACAACAAGAAGACGCGCATCATCCCGCGCCACCTGCAGCTGGCCATCCGCAACGACGAGGAGCTCAACAAGCTGCTGGGCCGCGTGACCATCGCGCAGGGCGGCGTCTTGCCCAACATCCAGGCCGTGCTGCTGCCCAAGAAGACCGAGAGCCACCACAAGGCCAAGGGCAAGTAG
- the LOC100467440 gene encoding histone H2B type 1-C/E/F/G/I: MPEPAKSAPAPKKGSKKAVTKAQKKDGKKRKRSRKESYSVYVYKVLKQVHPDTGISSKAMGIMNSFVNDIFERIAGEASRLAHYNKRSTITSREIQTAVRLLLPGELAKHAVSEGTKAVTKYTSSK; the protein is encoded by the coding sequence ATGCCTGAACCAGCGAAGTCCGCGCCCGCCCCGAAGAAGGGCTCCAAGAAGGCGGTGACCAAGGCGCAGAAGAAGGACGGCAAGAAGCGCAAGCGCAGCCGCAAGGAGAGCTACTCGGTGTACGTGTACAAGGTGCTGAAGCAGGTGCACCCCGACACCGGCATCTCGTCCAAGGCCATGGGCATCATGAACTCGTTCGTCAACGACATCTTCGAGCGCATCGCGGGCGAGGCGTCGCGCCTGGCGCATTACAACAAGCGCTCGACCATCACGTCCAGGGAGATCCAGACGGCCGTGCGCCTGCTGCTGCCCGGGGAGCTGGCCAAGCACGCCGTGTCCGAGGGCACCAAGGCCGTCACCAAGTACACCAGCTCCAAGTAA